A region of Desulfomonilia bacterium DNA encodes the following proteins:
- a CDS encoding DUF6364 family protein — protein sequence MLTKLTLTIDDRVINQAKRFARNKSKSVSRIVEEYLDNISEGKAHPEIAGKLNSPITDSLLGMFKDSGKDYKKMIEEAILEKHT from the coding sequence ATGCTTACGAAACTTACTTTAACTATTGATGACAGGGTTATCAATCAGGCCAAAAGGTTTGCCCGCAATAAAAGCAAGAGCGTATCCCGGATAGTCGAAGAGTATCTTGATAATATTTCCGAAGGAAAGGCGCATCCGGAAATTGCCGGCAAATTGAATTCTCCCATAACCGATAGTCTTCTCGGCATGTTTAAAGACAGCGGCAAGGATTATAAAAAGATGATCGAAGAGGCAATTTTGGAAAAGCATACATGA
- a CDS encoding DUF262 domain-containing protein, translated as MESGIDARIDNERARTQSGDIDLEPITSEDEDYESSPPEYQISTFPADYTLEVLYMKWRAKEILIPDFQRGFVWKQVQSSKLIESFLVGLPVPAVFLYTERKSQKYFVIDGQQRLKSIFYFFEGYFGTPEDDKRKVFKLVGLSEKSRFNAKTYEDLDPEDQLRLKNCVLRSFVVQQLDPSDDTSMYHIFERLNTGGTLLTNQEVRNSVYHGNLIAFLNEINEYGAWRNILGKPTPDSRKKDIELLVRFFAMRDIEAYEKPMKEFLSKYMRKNRDASDESIKTAGDLFRQTCDKVSSMLGDKPFHIRNGLNAAVFDAVMTTISKNISSLPTDLKDRYKLLLANADFDRATRESTTDNERVKLRLRKTAEILFE; from the coding sequence ATGGAGTCAGGAATAGATGCTAGGATTGACAATGAACGTGCCAGAACTCAGTCTGGTGATATTGACCTAGAACCAATAACATCTGAAGATGAAGATTATGAAAGCTCACCTCCCGAGTATCAGATATCAACGTTTCCGGCAGACTACACGCTAGAAGTCCTTTATATGAAATGGAGGGCCAAAGAAATACTTATTCCAGACTTCCAGCGGGGGTTTGTATGGAAACAGGTCCAGTCTAGCAAGCTTATTGAATCGTTTCTGGTTGGATTACCGGTTCCTGCTGTGTTTCTATACACGGAGAGAAAATCTCAGAAATATTTTGTAATTGATGGGCAACAACGCTTGAAGAGCATATTCTACTTTTTTGAAGGGTATTTTGGCACACCCGAAGACGATAAGCGCAAGGTTTTCAAACTCGTAGGACTAAGCGAGAAAAGTAGATTCAATGCGAAAACATATGAAGATCTGGATCCAGAAGATCAACTACGATTAAAAAACTGTGTACTTCGATCATTTGTAGTACAACAGCTCGATCCTAGCGATGACACAAGCATGTATCACATATTCGAACGCCTTAACACGGGAGGTACTCTTTTAACAAACCAGGAGGTCAGGAACTCTGTTTACCATGGCAACTTAATTGCTTTCTTAAATGAGATCAATGAATATGGGGCCTGGCGTAATATTCTGGGTAAACCGACACCTGATAGCCGAAAGAAGGACATCGAACTTCTAGTCCGATTCTTTGCTATGCGTGACATTGAAGCATATGAGAAACCTATGAAGGAATTCTTGTCAAAGTACATGCGGAAGAATCGAGATGCAAGTGACGAGTCCATCAAAACTGCTGGCGATCTTTTTCGTCAAACCTGCGATAAGGTATCGTCAATGCTTGGTGACAAGCCATTTCATATTCGTAATGGGCTAAACGCGGCCGTTTTCGATGCTGTGATGACTACTATTTCAAAGAACATATCTTCACTCCCAACTGATCTAAAAGACCGATACAAACTACTTCTTGCAAACGCAGACTTCGATCGAGCTACTAGGGAAAGTACAACCGACAATGAGAGAGTCAAATTACGGCTTCGCAAAACAGCGGAAATACTTTTTGAGTAA